Proteins encoded together in one Streptomyces sp. TLI_171 window:
- the adhE gene encoding bifunctional acetaldehyde-CoA/alcohol dehydrogenase, whose translation MSCEQSAEIPAEQAGNAENREAAEAAAAVDVLVRNGQKALREYSGFTQEKVDRIVKKASLAALAAHTRLAALAVEETGRGVFEDKAVKNVFACEHVTHSMAGMRTVGVIGRDEIDGITEIAEPVGVVAGVTPVTNPTSTTIFKALIALKTRNPIVFGFHPAAQRCSAEAARIVRDAAVAAGAPAHCVQWIDRPSMAATGALMRHEGVATVLATGGNSMVRAAYSCGKPALGVGAGNVPAYVEKSADLRRAVNDIVLSKSFDHGMVCASEQAVILDAEVYGPALAEFRKLKAHLATPEQKALLERHVFGVGEDRDCAGAKLNAAVVGRSAPAIAGAAGFEVPADTSIILVEVGEVGEVEPLTREKLCPVLAVLRADTRAQGLKLATQMVEFHGLGHSAAVHTEDAAFAEEFGAAVKACRIIWNAPSSQGGIGDVYNSFLPSLTLGCGSYGHNSVSGNVSALNLINVKRIGRRNTNMQWFKVPPKIFFERNSIKYLTEMRGARKVVVVTDRTMVEIGHLDRVRSVLARRSEPVEVRVVDFVEPEPSIATVERGAELMRGFRPDTIVALGGGSPMDAAKVMWLMYEHPEVEFADLKEKFFDIRKRAFTFPDLGEKAKLVCIPTTSGTGSEVTPFAVITDPESGQKYPLADYALTPTVAIVDPALTTDLPRAVTADSGFDALTHCIETYVSVYANDFTDGLALQGIRLVFENLEAAVVEGADNPVAREKMHNAGTIAGMAFGSAFLGAVHAMAHPLGATFHVAHGRTNALLLPHVIRYNGAAPAKVTSWPKYRSYVAPERYQQIARLLGLPAESPEQGVESLAAAVEELREKVGIPRSFKEAGVDEAAFLAALPQQAMLAYEDQCAPANPRLPMLRDMQQLMTQAYYGDRAV comes from the coding sequence ATGTCCTGCGAACAGTCCGCCGAGATCCCCGCCGAGCAGGCCGGGAACGCCGAGAACCGCGAGGCCGCCGAGGCGGCGGCCGCCGTCGACGTGCTGGTGCGCAACGGGCAGAAGGCCCTGCGCGAGTACTCCGGTTTCACCCAGGAGAAGGTGGACCGGATCGTGAAGAAGGCGTCGCTGGCGGCGCTGGCCGCGCACACCCGGCTGGCGGCGCTGGCGGTCGAGGAGACCGGCCGCGGCGTGTTCGAGGACAAGGCGGTGAAGAACGTCTTCGCCTGCGAGCACGTCACGCACTCGATGGCGGGGATGCGGACGGTCGGGGTGATCGGCCGGGACGAGATCGACGGGATCACCGAGATCGCCGAGCCGGTGGGCGTGGTCGCGGGCGTCACCCCGGTGACCAACCCGACCTCGACGACGATCTTCAAGGCGCTGATCGCGCTGAAGACCCGCAACCCGATCGTCTTCGGCTTCCACCCGGCCGCGCAGCGCTGCTCGGCGGAGGCGGCCCGGATCGTGCGGGACGCGGCGGTCGCGGCGGGCGCCCCGGCGCACTGCGTGCAGTGGATCGACCGGCCGTCGATGGCGGCGACGGGCGCGCTGATGCGGCACGAGGGGGTGGCGACGGTCCTGGCCACCGGCGGCAACTCGATGGTCAGGGCCGCGTACTCGTGCGGGAAGCCGGCGCTGGGCGTGGGCGCGGGCAACGTGCCGGCGTACGTGGAGAAGAGCGCGGACCTGCGGCGCGCGGTGAACGACATCGTGCTGTCGAAGTCCTTCGACCACGGCATGGTCTGCGCCTCCGAACAGGCGGTGATCCTGGACGCGGAGGTGTACGGGCCGGCGCTGGCGGAGTTCCGGAAGCTGAAGGCGCACCTGGCGACGCCGGAGCAGAAGGCCCTGCTGGAGCGCCACGTCTTCGGCGTCGGCGAGGACCGGGACTGCGCGGGCGCGAAGCTGAACGCGGCGGTGGTCGGGCGGTCGGCGCCGGCGATCGCCGGCGCGGCGGGCTTCGAGGTGCCCGCCGACACCTCGATCATCCTGGTCGAGGTCGGCGAGGTCGGCGAGGTCGAGCCGCTGACCAGGGAGAAGCTCTGCCCGGTGCTGGCGGTGCTGCGGGCGGACACCCGGGCGCAGGGCCTGAAGCTGGCCACGCAGATGGTGGAGTTCCACGGCCTGGGGCACTCCGCGGCGGTGCACACCGAGGACGCGGCGTTCGCCGAGGAGTTCGGCGCGGCGGTCAAGGCCTGCCGGATCATCTGGAACGCACCGAGCTCGCAGGGCGGCATCGGCGACGTCTACAACTCCTTCCTGCCCTCGCTGACGCTGGGCTGCGGCTCCTACGGCCACAACTCGGTGTCGGGCAACGTGTCCGCGCTGAACCTGATCAACGTCAAGCGGATCGGGCGGCGCAACACCAACATGCAGTGGTTCAAGGTCCCGCCGAAGATCTTCTTCGAGCGCAACTCGATCAAGTACCTGACCGAGATGCGCGGCGCCCGCAAGGTGGTCGTGGTCACCGACCGGACCATGGTGGAGATCGGCCACCTGGACCGGGTCCGGAGCGTGCTGGCCCGCCGCAGCGAGCCGGTCGAGGTGCGGGTGGTGGACTTCGTGGAGCCCGAACCGAGCATCGCCACGGTGGAGCGGGGCGCGGAGCTGATGCGCGGCTTCCGGCCGGACACCATCGTGGCGCTGGGCGGCGGTTCGCCGATGGACGCCGCGAAGGTGATGTGGCTGATGTACGAGCACCCGGAGGTCGAGTTCGCGGACCTGAAGGAGAAGTTCTTCGACATCCGCAAGCGCGCCTTCACCTTTCCGGACCTGGGCGAGAAGGCCAAGCTGGTGTGCATCCCCACCACCTCGGGCACCGGCAGCGAGGTCACTCCGTTCGCGGTGATCACCGACCCGGAGAGCGGCCAGAAGTACCCGCTGGCGGACTACGCGCTGACCCCGACGGTGGCGATCGTCGACCCGGCGCTGACCACCGACCTGCCGAGGGCGGTGACCGCCGACTCCGGCTTCGACGCGCTGACCCACTGCATCGAGACGTACGTGTCGGTGTACGCCAACGACTTCACCGACGGTCTGGCGCTGCAGGGCATCCGGCTGGTCTTCGAGAACCTGGAGGCGGCGGTCGTCGAGGGGGCGGACAACCCGGTGGCGCGGGAGAAGATGCACAACGCCGGCACCATCGCCGGGATGGCGTTCGGCTCGGCCTTCCTGGGCGCGGTGCACGCGATGGCGCACCCGCTGGGCGCGACCTTCCACGTGGCGCACGGGCGGACCAACGCGCTGCTGCTGCCGCACGTGATCCGGTACAACGGGGCGGCGCCGGCCAAGGTGACCAGCTGGCCGAAGTACCGCAGCTACGTGGCCCCGGAGCGCTACCAGCAGATCGCCCGGCTGCTGGGCCTGCCCGCGGAGAGCCCCGAGCAGGGCGTGGAGTCGCTGGCGGCCGCGGTGGAGGAGTTGCGCGAGAAGGTCGGCATCCCGCGCTCCTTCAAGGAGGCCGGGGTGGACGAGGCGGCGTTCCTGGCGGCGCTGCCGCAGCAGGCGATGCTCGCGTACGAGGACCAGTGCGCGCCCGCGAACCCGCGGCTGCCGATGCTGCGGGACATGCAGCAGTTGATGACCCAGGCGTACTACGGCGACCGGGCCGTCTGA
- a CDS encoding phosphocholine-specific phospholipase C → MAELSRRKFMALSASAAAGAAVAGTAVTAGTTPAAAAGLSTTGTLTDAKHIVILMQENRSFDHYFGMLKGVRGFADRATIQLSGGYSVFNQPNALGRQYPWQFSATKPAGGADPERLAQCNGDLAHGWSDQHKAWNSGRMDSWVSAKGNVRTLGHLTRADIPFHYALADNWTVNDAYHCSVISATGPNRTYHWSGQIDPAGAAGGPAYDGGDESGLRWQTYAEALENAGVSWKVYQNAADNYGDNALAYFTQFSSAPAGSALAVKGMGSVPKVTGRTPDDIVAAIKADVLAGTLPQVSWIVPDQASSEHPYATPADGAHFVHNVMDALNADPNVFNSSILFLNYDENDGFFDHVPPPVAPSGTAGEFYNGVNIGLGFRVPMLAVSPWSRGGWVSSETSDHTSVLRFLEKWTAAIGKPATTPNISAWRRKVTGDLTGMFDFANPVYGMPALPDTSGTIGLAACGPLPNPAPVDNQLPVQEAGTRPARALPYQPVANLDHLEFGSGGVMKVWIAMSNAGTAASHFAAYANAYRSGGPWQYTVDPAGATSDFFNCGTNYGAGKYDLTVVGPNRFLRRFTGDATKSGKTAAVTVTYAAAPDTGKLAVWFKLANTGASAVTFTITSNNYRSDGPWAYTVAAGANTSDYFNAAAYTNGWYDFTVTVSGDTSWSQRFTGHLETGAASISG, encoded by the coding sequence ATGGCAGAGCTGAGTCGTAGGAAGTTCATGGCGTTGTCGGCGAGCGCGGCAGCCGGGGCGGCGGTCGCGGGCACCGCGGTGACGGCGGGCACCACGCCGGCCGCGGCGGCCGGGCTGAGCACCACCGGCACCCTCACCGACGCCAAGCACATCGTGATCCTGATGCAGGAGAACCGCAGCTTCGACCACTACTTCGGGATGCTGAAGGGCGTGCGCGGCTTCGCGGACCGCGCCACCATCCAGCTCTCCGGCGGCTACAGCGTGTTCAACCAGCCGAACGCGCTGGGCCGCCAGTACCCGTGGCAGTTCTCCGCCACCAAGCCGGCCGGCGGCGCCGACCCCGAGCGCCTGGCGCAGTGCAACGGCGACCTGGCGCACGGCTGGAGCGACCAGCACAAGGCCTGGAACAGCGGCAGGATGGACTCCTGGGTGTCCGCCAAGGGCAACGTCCGCACCCTCGGCCACCTGACCCGGGCCGACATCCCGTTCCACTACGCGCTGGCCGACAACTGGACGGTCAACGACGCCTACCACTGCTCGGTGATCTCGGCGACCGGCCCGAACCGCACCTACCACTGGTCCGGCCAGATCGACCCGGCGGGCGCGGCGGGCGGCCCGGCGTACGACGGCGGCGACGAGTCCGGCCTCAGGTGGCAGACCTACGCGGAGGCGCTGGAGAACGCCGGCGTCAGCTGGAAGGTCTACCAGAACGCCGCCGACAACTACGGCGACAACGCGCTCGCGTACTTCACCCAGTTCTCCTCCGCCCCGGCCGGCAGCGCCCTCGCGGTCAAGGGCATGGGCTCGGTCCCGAAGGTGACCGGGAGGACCCCGGACGACATCGTCGCCGCGATCAAGGCGGACGTGCTGGCCGGCACCCTGCCCCAGGTGTCCTGGATCGTGCCGGACCAGGCGTCCTCCGAGCACCCGTACGCCACCCCGGCCGACGGCGCGCACTTCGTGCACAACGTGATGGACGCGCTGAACGCCGACCCGAACGTCTTCAACTCCTCGATCCTGTTCCTGAACTACGACGAGAACGACGGCTTCTTCGACCACGTCCCGCCGCCGGTCGCCCCGTCCGGAACGGCCGGCGAGTTCTACAACGGCGTCAACATCGGCCTCGGCTTCCGCGTCCCGATGCTGGCCGTCTCGCCCTGGAGCCGCGGCGGCTGGGTCTCCTCGGAGACCTCCGACCACACCTCGGTGCTGCGCTTCCTGGAGAAGTGGACGGCGGCCATCGGCAAGCCCGCGACCACCCCGAACATCTCGGCCTGGCGGCGCAAGGTGACCGGCGACCTGACCGGCATGTTCGACTTCGCCAACCCGGTGTACGGGATGCCCGCGCTGCCCGACACCTCGGGGACCATCGGCCTGGCCGCCTGCGGCCCGCTGCCCAACCCGGCGCCGGTCGACAACCAGCTCCCGGTACAGGAGGCCGGCACCCGCCCGGCCCGCGCACTGCCGTACCAGCCGGTGGCCAACCTGGACCACCTGGAGTTCGGCTCCGGCGGCGTGATGAAGGTGTGGATCGCGATGTCCAACGCCGGCACCGCCGCCAGCCACTTCGCGGCCTACGCCAACGCCTACCGCAGCGGCGGCCCGTGGCAGTACACCGTCGACCCGGCCGGCGCGACCAGCGACTTCTTCAACTGCGGCACCAACTACGGCGCGGGCAAGTACGACCTGACGGTGGTCGGCCCGAACCGCTTCCTGCGCCGGTTCACCGGCGACGCCACCAAGTCCGGCAAGACCGCGGCCGTCACCGTGACCTACGCGGCCGCCCCGGACACCGGCAAGCTCGCGGTCTGGTTCAAGCTGGCCAACACCGGCGCCTCGGCGGTGACCTTCACCATCACCTCCAACAACTACCGCTCCGACGGCCCGTGGGCGTACACCGTCGCGGCGGGCGCGAACACCAGCGACTACTTCAACGCGGCGGCCTACACCAACGGCTGGTACGACTTCACCGTCACGGTCAGTGGCGACACCAGCTGGTCGCAGCGCTTCACCGGCCACCTGGAGACTGGCGCGGCCTCGATCTCGGGCTGA
- a CDS encoding pentapeptide repeat-containing protein — protein MRLEDLPYAHLLQRHAGPLRADTRYDTVHFDDLALTGQFGGASFLECAFTAVRAEEAKLRRAGFNEVWMHGGRLVGVDLAESEWQDSEVDSCVLAGVSAYSSAVRRTVFRQCKLESVNLRGAVLRDVVFEDCLLRDVDLADAKLTDVSFPGCTLDEVRLRGAALKNTDLRQAASLGLPDGHLGLRGAIISMNQLLDLAPQFALALGITVKD, from the coding sequence GTGCGCCTGGAAGACCTCCCGTACGCCCACCTGCTGCAGCGCCACGCCGGCCCGCTGCGCGCCGACACCCGGTACGACACGGTGCACTTCGACGACCTGGCGCTGACCGGCCAGTTCGGCGGCGCGTCCTTCCTGGAGTGCGCGTTCACCGCCGTCCGCGCCGAGGAGGCCAAGCTCCGCCGGGCCGGGTTCAACGAGGTGTGGATGCACGGCGGGCGGCTGGTCGGCGTCGACCTCGCGGAGAGCGAGTGGCAGGACAGCGAGGTCGACTCCTGCGTGCTGGCCGGCGTCTCCGCCTACAGCTCCGCGGTGCGCCGCACCGTGTTCCGGCAGTGCAAGCTGGAGTCGGTCAACCTGCGCGGCGCGGTGCTGCGCGACGTGGTGTTCGAGGACTGCCTGCTGCGCGACGTCGACCTCGCCGATGCCAAGCTCACCGACGTCTCCTTCCCCGGCTGCACGCTCGACGAGGTCCGGCTGCGCGGCGCCGCCCTGAAGAACACCGACCTCCGGCAGGCCGCCTCCCTCGGCCTGCCCGACGGGCACCTCGGCCTGCGCGGCGCGATCATCTCGATGAACCAACTGCTTGACCTCGCGCCGCAGTTCGCCCTGGCCCTGGGGATCACCGTGAAGGACTGA
- a CDS encoding low temperature requirement protein A, giving the protein MNTAPDRYRPVRRMLARDRGESHRVATPLELFFDLCFVVAIAQAGRELAHALAEGHIGHALLGFTMAFFAVWWAWMNFTWFASAYDVDDVPYRLTTLVQITGVLVLAAGIPRIFEDQNLTLGVAGYVLMRLAMVTQWLRAARGESGPARTCALRYAVGITVVQVFWVVLLFVPHDLQGPLFGVGVLLELAVPVWSEKDNPTPWHRHHIVERYGLFTIIVLGETVAAATVAIQTALDEHRAVGELLPIAAGGLLICFGAWWIYFAEDVHQVLRSNRQALPWGYGHFVIFASAAAVGAGIEVAVEHAVGVSHVSARAATAAVTVPTALFLFTVWLLHSRHHKRGAAQLILPLAALSVLAVTLAGESGVLLAGLLVALAVAVGITLSANRS; this is encoded by the coding sequence ATGAACACCGCCCCCGACCGCTACCGCCCGGTGCGCCGGATGCTGGCCCGCGACCGGGGCGAGTCCCACCGGGTCGCCACCCCGCTGGAGTTGTTCTTCGACCTGTGCTTCGTGGTGGCGATCGCCCAGGCCGGCCGGGAGCTCGCCCACGCCCTCGCCGAGGGCCACATCGGCCACGCGCTGCTCGGCTTCACGATGGCCTTCTTCGCCGTCTGGTGGGCCTGGATGAACTTCACCTGGTTCGCCTCCGCCTACGACGTCGACGACGTGCCCTACCGGCTCACCACCCTGGTGCAGATCACCGGCGTGCTGGTGCTGGCGGCCGGCATCCCGCGGATCTTCGAGGACCAGAACCTGACCCTCGGGGTGGCGGGCTACGTGCTGATGCGGCTGGCCATGGTCACCCAGTGGCTGCGCGCCGCCCGCGGCGAGAGCGGCCCCGCCCGGACCTGCGCGCTGCGCTACGCGGTCGGCATCACGGTCGTGCAGGTCTTCTGGGTGGTGCTGCTGTTCGTGCCGCACGACCTGCAGGGGCCGCTGTTCGGGGTCGGCGTGCTGCTCGAACTCGCCGTCCCGGTCTGGTCGGAGAAGGACAACCCGACCCCGTGGCACCGGCACCACATCGTCGAGCGCTACGGCCTGTTCACCATCATCGTGCTGGGCGAGACGGTCGCCGCCGCCACCGTCGCCATCCAGACCGCGCTGGACGAGCACCGGGCGGTGGGCGAACTGCTGCCGATCGCCGCCGGCGGGCTGCTGATCTGCTTCGGCGCCTGGTGGATCTACTTCGCCGAGGACGTCCACCAGGTGCTGCGCTCCAACCGGCAGGCGCTGCCCTGGGGTTACGGCCACTTCGTGATCTTCGCCTCGGCCGCGGCGGTCGGTGCGGGCATCGAGGTGGCCGTGGAGCACGCGGTCGGCGTCTCGCACGTCTCGGCCCGGGCCGCGACCGCCGCCGTCACCGTCCCCACCGCGCTGTTCCTGTTCACCGTCTGGCTGCTGCACTCCCGCCACCACAAGCGCGGCGCGGCCCAGCTGATCCTGCCGCTGGCCGCGCTGTCGGTGCTGGCCGTCACCCTGGCCGGGGAGAGCGGCGTCCTGCTGGCCGGCCTCCTGGTGGCGCTGGCCGTCGCCGTCGGCATCACCCTGTCCGCGAATCGGAGCTGA
- the nirD gene encoding nitrite reductase small subunit NirD: MPRTDRSALVELAGPDGEWIAVCDVRALEPDSGTAVLLPCGEQAAVFRTAAGELLAVGNRDPFANAWVIADGITGSVDGAPTVSSPIHQHLFDLRTGSCLDDPSRSLPVWAVRLRPAA; the protein is encoded by the coding sequence ATGCCCCGCACCGACCGTTCCGCCCTCGTCGAACTGGCCGGCCCGGACGGCGAGTGGATCGCCGTCTGCGACGTCCGCGCCCTGGAGCCGGACTCCGGCACCGCCGTGCTGCTGCCCTGCGGCGAGCAGGCGGCGGTGTTCCGCACGGCGGCCGGCGAACTGCTGGCGGTCGGCAACCGGGACCCGTTCGCCAACGCCTGGGTGATCGCCGACGGCATCACCGGCAGCGTGGACGGCGCGCCCACGGTGTCCTCGCCGATCCACCAGCACCTGTTCGACCTGCGCACCGGCAGCTGCCTGGACGACCCGTCCCGGTCCCTGCCGGTGTGGGCGGTGCGGCTGCGCCCGGCCGCCTGA
- a CDS encoding transglycosylase domain-containing protein — protein MPRKSRERRKRTGWRRLIPTWRITLLGLAASVLLGVGLFALGIALVRVPDAHAAATAQSNTWLYSDGSVLARTGQTNRQNVPLDKVSPAAQHAALAAEDRNFYSEGAVNFKGMARAAFNTASGGATQGGSTITQQYVKNAYLNQKQTVSRKVKEVFIAIKVDATQSKDDILSSYLNTSYYGRGAYGIQAAAQAYFGVDASQLTAAQGAYLATLLNAPSAFDVSSAGEAAKQKAVARWNYVMDGMVAKKWLGAEERQSTAFPEVLAPKSAPGLSGQAGYLVAAATSYLTDQGIVSDAQLAQGGYTITLTVDSRKQQQLQDAVQAQLTDNLKPDSRKVDAAAQAGAVSVDPKTGQVLALYGGADATKHWVDNATRTDYQAGSTFKAIALAAALDSGARTQYGDRINANTVYDGTNRRPVRGAKGVPYAPPNEGERSYGQITLQQATDWSVNSVFAQLAQDTGLEKVRATAVALGLPADTPDLKALASIPLGTSTPSALNLAGVYATLDNDGQQITPWLVKGLESGGEQVALPEHRATQAISKDAARATTSILQGVVDDQGGTGYRAAALNRPAAGKTGTTDESRSVWFAGYTPELVTVVGLFGQEPGTGKQVSLDGVGGAGNAAGGKFPAQIWTAYMKSALAGQPVSDFAGPSRSSSVSTPSAAPSSSASPSQSPSATDPATDPATPTGSASPTTGSRPSDGGAQQPSRTPSARPSGGAGRSPSASTGPALGGAGGLLGDQYQPSE, from the coding sequence TTGCCTCGAAAGTCTCGTGAGCGCAGGAAGCGGACCGGCTGGCGCCGGCTGATACCCACCTGGCGGATCACTCTGCTCGGACTCGCCGCGTCCGTGCTGCTGGGGGTCGGGCTGTTCGCGCTCGGCATCGCGCTGGTGAGGGTGCCGGACGCGCACGCCGCCGCCACCGCCCAGTCCAACACCTGGCTGTACTCGGACGGCTCGGTGCTGGCCCGCACCGGGCAGACCAACCGGCAGAACGTCCCGCTGGACAAGGTCTCGCCCGCCGCGCAGCACGCCGCGCTGGCCGCCGAGGACCGCAACTTCTACTCCGAGGGCGCGGTCAACTTCAAGGGCATGGCCCGCGCCGCCTTCAACACCGCCTCCGGGGGAGCCACCCAGGGCGGCTCGACGATCACCCAGCAGTACGTGAAGAACGCGTACCTGAACCAGAAGCAGACCGTCAGCCGCAAGGTGAAGGAGGTCTTCATCGCGATCAAGGTGGACGCCACCCAGAGCAAGGACGACATCCTCTCCTCCTACCTGAACACCTCGTACTACGGGCGCGGCGCCTACGGCATCCAGGCCGCTGCCCAGGCGTACTTCGGGGTGGACGCCAGCCAGCTGACCGCCGCGCAGGGCGCCTACCTGGCGACGCTGCTGAACGCGCCGAGCGCGTTCGACGTGTCCTCCGCCGGCGAGGCCGCCAAGCAGAAGGCCGTGGCGCGCTGGAACTACGTGATGGACGGCATGGTCGCGAAGAAGTGGCTGGGCGCGGAGGAGCGGCAGTCGACCGCCTTCCCCGAGGTGCTGGCGCCGAAGTCCGCGCCGGGCCTGTCCGGCCAGGCCGGCTACCTGGTGGCCGCCGCCACCTCGTACCTCACCGACCAGGGCATCGTCTCCGACGCCCAGCTCGCCCAGGGCGGCTACACCATCACGCTGACCGTCGACTCCAGGAAGCAGCAGCAGCTGCAGGACGCGGTGCAGGCGCAGCTGACCGACAACCTGAAGCCGGACAGCCGCAAGGTGGACGCCGCCGCGCAGGCCGGCGCGGTCTCGGTCGACCCGAAGACCGGCCAGGTGCTGGCGCTGTACGGCGGCGCCGACGCCACCAAGCACTGGGTCGACAACGCCACCCGCACCGACTACCAGGCGGGCTCCACCTTCAAGGCGATCGCGCTGGCCGCCGCCCTCGACTCCGGGGCGCGCACCCAGTACGGCGACCGGATCAACGCCAACACCGTGTACGACGGCACCAACCGGCGGCCGGTGCGCGGGGCGAAGGGCGTCCCGTACGCGCCGCCGAACGAGGGCGAGCGCTCGTACGGGCAGATCACCCTGCAGCAGGCCACCGACTGGTCGGTGAACTCGGTGTTCGCGCAGCTCGCCCAGGACACCGGGCTGGAGAAGGTCCGCGCCACCGCGGTGGCGCTCGGCCTGCCCGCCGACACGCCGGACCTCAAGGCCCTCGCGTCGATCCCGCTGGGCACGTCCACCCCCAGCGCGCTGAACCTGGCCGGGGTGTACGCCACCCTGGACAACGACGGTCAGCAGATCACCCCGTGGCTGGTGAAGGGCCTGGAGTCGGGCGGCGAGCAGGTCGCGCTGCCCGAGCACCGGGCCACCCAGGCGATCTCCAAGGACGCCGCCCGGGCCACCACCTCGATCCTCCAGGGCGTCGTCGACGACCAGGGCGGCACCGGGTATCGGGCCGCCGCGCTGAACCGCCCGGCGGCCGGCAAGACCGGCACCACGGACGAGTCCAGGTCGGTCTGGTTCGCCGGCTACACCCCCGAACTGGTGACCGTGGTCGGCCTGTTCGGCCAGGAGCCGGGCACCGGCAAGCAGGTCAGCCTGGACGGCGTGGGCGGTGCGGGCAACGCGGCGGGCGGCAAGTTCCCGGCGCAGATCTGGACGGCCTACATGAAGTCCGCCCTGGCCGGGCAGCCGGTCAGCGACTTCGCCGGGCCGAGCCGGTCCTCGTCGGTGAGCACGCCCTCCGCCGCGCCGAGCAGCTCCGCGTCGCCGAGCCAGAGCCCGTCCGCGACGGACCCCGCGACCGACCCCGCGACGCCGACCGGCTCCGCCTCGCCGACCACCGGTTCGCGACCCAGCGACGGCGGCGCGCAGCAGCCCTCCCGCACCCCGTCGGCGCGGCCCAGCGGCGGCGCCGGCCGGAGCCCGTCGGCCTCCACCGGCCCCGCGCTCGGCGGGGCGGGCGGACTGCTCGGGGACCAGTACCAACCGTCGGAATAG
- a CDS encoding DMT family transporter translates to MRSSSDPSAVSLDSPAVPASAPAGPAAAGLATAPAPARRAATVGLALALVSAVAFGGSGTAAKPLIEAGLSPAHTVWLRVAGAALVLLPVAWKHRDAVLRRPGVLLGFGLLAVAGVQACYFAAISRIPVGVALLIEYLGPPLLIAYVRLVQRRPVSRRAMAGAGVAVAGLACVVEIWNGLGFDPLGVLFALGAACCQVGYFVLADAGRQGERPVDPLAVSAYGLLIGAVLLTAFARPWQADWSLLGRSVTMNGHQLPALVPALWMILIATVLAYLTGVVSVQYLSPPVAGVVANLEAVVATVLAWILLGEHLGAPQLAGGALVLAGAFAAQSASRS, encoded by the coding sequence ATGCGCAGCAGCTCGGACCCCTCCGCCGTCTCCCTCGACTCCCCCGCCGTTCCGGCCTCCGCCCCGGCCGGGCCCGCCGCCGCCGGGCTCGCGACCGCGCCCGCCCCGGCCCGCCGGGCCGCCACGGTCGGGCTGGCGCTGGCGCTGGTCTCGGCGGTCGCGTTCGGCGGCTCCGGGACGGCCGCCAAGCCGCTGATCGAGGCCGGGCTCTCCCCCGCCCACACCGTCTGGCTGCGGGTGGCCGGCGCCGCGCTGGTCCTGCTGCCCGTCGCGTGGAAGCACCGGGACGCGGTGCTGCGCCGCCCCGGCGTCCTGCTCGGCTTCGGCCTGCTGGCGGTCGCGGGCGTGCAGGCCTGCTACTTCGCGGCGATCTCCCGCATCCCGGTCGGCGTGGCCCTGCTGATCGAGTACCTCGGCCCGCCGCTGCTGATCGCCTACGTCCGGCTGGTGCAGCGCCGTCCCGTCTCCCGCCGGGCGATGGCCGGCGCGGGCGTGGCGGTGGCCGGCCTGGCCTGCGTGGTGGAGATCTGGAACGGCCTCGGCTTCGACCCGCTCGGCGTCCTGTTCGCGCTCGGCGCGGCCTGCTGCCAGGTCGGCTACTTCGTCCTCGCCGACGCCGGCCGCCAGGGCGAGCGCCCCGTCGACCCGCTCGCCGTCTCCGCGTACGGCCTGCTGATCGGCGCCGTCCTGCTGACCGCCTTCGCCCGCCCCTGGCAGGCCGACTGGTCCCTGCTCGGGCGCTCCGTCACCATGAACGGCCACCAGTTGCCCGCCCTGGTCCCGGCCCTGTGGATGATCCTGATCGCCACCGTCCTGGCCTACCTCACCGGCGTGGTCTCCGTGCAGTACCTCTCGCCGCCGGTCGCCGGCGTGGTCGCCAACCTGGAAGCCGTGGTCGCCACCGTGCTCGCCTGGATCCTGCTCGGCGAGCACCTGGGCGCGCCCCAACTCGCCGGCGGCGCCCTGGTCCTGGCCGGCGCGTTCGCCGCCCAGTCGGCGAGCCGGAGCTGA
- a CDS encoding YciI family protein: MFILELTYTAPLERIDALLPAHLAWLRQHYADGTFLASGRKVPRDGGIILAVAADRPAVEALAATDPFVPAAVATYRITEFVPTTTGPELAAHRETLPA; the protein is encoded by the coding sequence GTGTTCATCCTTGAGCTGACCTACACCGCCCCGCTGGAGCGCATCGACGCCCTGCTGCCCGCCCACCTCGCCTGGCTGCGGCAGCACTACGCCGACGGCACCTTCCTCGCCTCCGGCCGCAAGGTCCCCCGCGACGGCGGAATCATCCTCGCCGTCGCCGCCGACCGCCCCGCCGTCGAGGCCCTCGCCGCCACCGACCCGTTCGTGCCGGCCGCCGTCGCCACCTACCGCATCACCGAGTTCGTCCCCACCACCACTGGCCCCGAACTCGCCGCGCACCGCGAGACGCTGCCCGCCTGA
- a CDS encoding LuxR C-terminal-related transcriptional regulator — protein MSNEEVAAHLHVSLTTATTRVGRLRQKLTARGRAQLAVAAYESDLVRPGVR, from the coding sequence CTGTCGAACGAGGAGGTCGCCGCCCACCTGCACGTCAGCCTGACCACCGCGACGACCCGCGTCGGCCGGCTGCGGCAGAAGCTCACCGCCCGTGGCCGGGCCCAACTGGCCGTCGCCGCCTATGAGTCGGACCTGGTCCGCCCAGGCGTACGATGA